The Curtobacterium poinsettiae DNA segment CCGCCGCGGCACCACGAGGGGCGTGCCGGTCTCGGGGTCGGGCACGACGACGCACGGCAGGCCGAAGACGTCCTCGACGAGGTCCGCGGTGAGCACCGACGACGGCTCCCCCGCCGAGACGATCGCCCCGTCGCGCATCGCGATGACGTGGGTGGCGTAGCGCGCGGCCTGGTTCAGGTCGTGCAGCACCGCGACGACCGTGCGACCGGCGGCGTGCAGCGTGGAGGCCAGTTCGAGCACGTCGTACTGGTGCGCGATGTCGAGGAACGTCGTCGGCTCGTCGAGCAGCACGATGTCGGTCTGCTGCGCGAGCACCATCGCGATCCACACCCGCTGCCGCTGCCCGCCGGAGAGCTCGTCGACGCTGCGATCGGCCAGCTCCACCGTCGACGTCTGCTCGAGTGCGGCCTGCACGGCCTGCCGGTCGGACCCGGACGACGGGTGCAGCAGGTCCTGGTGCGGGAAGCGGCCCCGCGACACCAGGTCGCGCACGGTGATGCCATCGGGGGCGATCGGGGTCTGCGGGAGCATCCCGACCCGCCGGGCGACGGCCTTCGGGCGGTACGAGTCGATCGGCGCACCGTCGAGGAACACCGTGCCGGCGCGGGGCTTCAGGGTGCGGGCGAAGGACTTCAGCAGCGTCGACTTGCCGCAGGCGTTCGGCCCGACGATGACCGTCAGTTCGCCGTCGGGGATGTCGACGTCGAGCGTGTCCACCACGACCCGGTCGTCGTAGGCCAGGGTCAGTCCACGGGCCCCCAGCGCGGTGGTCGGGACCGGACCGAGCGCGGTGCCCGCGGCCGGCATCAGTGCTCGGCCTTGCCGTGCCGCCAGTACCCCATGAACGCGACCTGCTTGCGGTCGATGCCGACGCCGCGCACCAGGTGGCGGCGGAGTTCCTTGACGCAGCCGGCCTCACCGGCGATCCACGCGTAGACGGGACGCTCGTCGACCGGAGCGGGGACGTCCCACAGCACCTGCTCGTCGACGTCGACGTCGGTGAGCTCGGCGGCCGGCTCGCACGCGGCGGCGGACGCCGGCACGACGGTGGAGGCCCAGGCGTGCACCTGGTCGGTCATCCGGACCCCGTGGGTGGCGCCGTTGCGGGCGATCCAGCGGACCTCGACCCCGGCGGGCGCGGTCACCGGCAGCCGGTCGGCGTCGGTGGGCACCTCGATGAAGACGTGGCCGACGGTCGAGACGTCGAGGGCTTCGAGGATGGCGCAGATGGCCGGTGCGGCGGTCTCGTCCCCGGCGAGCAGGATCCGGTTCGCGTGCCCGGGGGCGAACTCGGCGGCACCGGTCGGCAGGTCCTCCGGCGACTCGGGGACGCGCGGCCCGACGATGCGGAGCTCGTCGCCGATGCGGCAGGCCGACACCCAGCGCGACGCCGGACCGGTGTCGCCGTGGGCGACGAAGTCGATGTCGAGCTCACGGGCGTCCGGCCGGAACGAGCGGACCGTGTACGTGCGGAGCGGGTTGCGGGCGTCGTCCGGCAGCGCACGCCAGGCGGCGTACCAGTCCTCGTCCTCCGGCAGTTCCGAGAAGCCGATGCCGGGCAGGGGCAGCACGATTTTGATCCGCTGGTCGAGACCGACCGAGGAGAAGTCGGCGAGCGCGTCGCCCGTCAGCGTGACCCGGACGAAGTTCGGGGTGAGTGACGTGACGGCGGCCACGCGGACGGAGAAGACGCGATACCGGGTTGCCACGGAATCGAGTATGGCATGCCTTACCTAACGTCTCCAGGCCCCCGGAACGGTGCGAGGATCGTCCCCGTGTCCGAAGCCCCCGACGACGAATTCGCCGACCTGCCCGCCCTCGCCAGCGCGAGCGGCGTGACCACGCCGCTCCGCGCCTCCAGGCAGGTGGTCCGCACCGCGGACGGGCAGGAGACCTCCGCGATCCGGTGGGGCGACGACGGCCAGGAGGCCCGGATCACCTACCTGCACGGGCTCGGCATCGACGCCCACAGCTTCGACACCACGGCACTCGCTGTGGGCGAGCCGGCGGTCGCCCTCGACCTGCCCGGCCACGGCCGGTCGTCGTGGCGGGAGGACGCGGACTACGCGGCGACCGCGACGGCGCCGAGCGTGCTCGCCGCGCTCGACGCGCTCGCGGTGCCGCCGGGCATCGTCGTCGGCCACTCGCTCGGTGCCATCCTGTCCGCTCGGCTCGCGGCCACAGCACCAGAGCGGGTCACCGGGCTCGTGCTCGTCGACATGTCGCCGGACTTCGCGCAGCGCGCGGTCGACCGCATCGCCCGCGCGCTCGAGGCCGAGGAGCCGTTCGAGTCGCTCGAGCAGGTCGTCGACCGGGCGATCGAGGCGCGGGTCGGCGACGACCGGCAGGTGCTGCTGCGCGAGGCCCGGCACACGACGGCCCTCGGTGCGGACGGGCGACTCGTACGCCGCCACCACTTCCCGCACCTGCCCGCCGGGCGGACGTCGTCGGTGGGGCGCTTCGCCGACGCGTGGCCCGACCTCGAGGCACTGCGCGTGCCGATCCTGCTCGTCCGGGGTGACCGCGGGTACGTCTCCCCGAAGCTGCACGCCGGGTTCGCCGAACGCCTGCCGGACGCCGAGATCGTGACGGTGACCTCGCGGCACGCGGTGCAGAACCAGGCACCCCTCGAACTGGCTTCGGCGATCCGGGCATGGGCGGAGCGGCACGGATTGTTGCACCCGATCGAAGAACCGTCGCCGGACGGCACCAGCCGCCGGTACCCTCGTGCGAGCGCGAGGCCCGATCCCAGCCCTCGCGCCCGGAAGGAACCCACAACCCCATGAGTCCGCTCCTGCCCCGTCGCACCGCGCGCACCTCGCGCATCGGGCGCGCCGCCCTCGCCGCCACCGCGGTCGCCGTCGTCTCCGCACTGGCGCTGACCGGCTGCTCCGGTTCGTCCGACACCACCGGGGGCAAGGACGCCACGGTGCGCGTCGGGCTGGTGCTCGAGCCGACGAGCCTCGACATCCGCACCCAGTCCGGGGCGGCGCTCGACCAGGTGCTCATCGACAACGTGTACCAGGGGCTCGTCGGCCGCACCGCCGACGGCGAGATCCGTGACGTGCTGGCCTCGTCGCACGAGGTCTCGGACGACGGGCTGACCTACACGTTCACGCTGCGGGACGGCACGACGTTCCAGGACGGCAAGCCGGTCACCGCGGCCGACGTCGTGTGGTCACTCGAGCAGGTCAAGTCGAACGACTCGTACGTCGACTCCGCCAAGCTCGCGGGCGTCACGTCGATCACCTC contains these protein-coding regions:
- a CDS encoding ABC transporter ATP-binding protein; its protein translation is MPAAGTALGPVPTTALGARGLTLAYDDRVVVDTLDVDIPDGELTVIVGPNACGKSTLLKSFARTLKPRAGTVFLDGAPIDSYRPKAVARRVGMLPQTPIAPDGITVRDLVSRGRFPHQDLLHPSSGSDRQAVQAALEQTSTVELADRSVDELSGGQRQRVWIAMVLAQQTDIVLLDEPTTFLDIAHQYDVLELASTLHAAGRTVVAVLHDLNQAARYATHVIAMRDGAIVSAGEPSSVLTADLVEDVFGLPCVVVPDPETGTPLVVPRRRAA
- a CDS encoding siderophore-interacting protein → MATRYRVFSVRVAAVTSLTPNFVRVTLTGDALADFSSVGLDQRIKIVLPLPGIGFSELPEDEDWYAAWRALPDDARNPLRTYTVRSFRPDARELDIDFVAHGDTGPASRWVSACRIGDELRIVGPRVPESPEDLPTGAAEFAPGHANRILLAGDETAAPAICAILEALDVSTVGHVFIEVPTDADRLPVTAPAGVEVRWIARNGATHGVRMTDQVHAWASTVVPASAAACEPAAELTDVDVDEQVLWDVPAPVDERPVYAWIAGEAGCVKELRRHLVRGVGIDRKQVAFMGYWRHGKAEH
- a CDS encoding alpha/beta fold hydrolase, which translates into the protein MSEAPDDEFADLPALASASGVTTPLRASRQVVRTADGQETSAIRWGDDGQEARITYLHGLGIDAHSFDTTALAVGEPAVALDLPGHGRSSWREDADYAATATAPSVLAALDALAVPPGIVVGHSLGAILSARLAATAPERVTGLVLVDMSPDFAQRAVDRIARALEAEEPFESLEQVVDRAIEARVGDDRQVLLREARHTTALGADGRLVRRHHFPHLPAGRTSSVGRFADAWPDLEALRVPILLVRGDRGYVSPKLHAGFAERLPDAEIVTVTSRHAVQNQAPLELASAIRAWAERHGLLHPIEEPSPDGTSRRYPRASARPDPSPRARKEPTTP